GGCCTTTCCATGGAGCAGCTTGCTTCCCTTAGAACAAGAgctgagaaagagacagacagggtttgggggagagagagaggggggtgGGAGCAGAAGTCACCATCTGAGAAGGGAAATCACTTGGTCATATTCAATTTGTTAGCAGCAAGTCCAGCTTACACTCAAGTGGAGGAGTTTACACAAaggcatgaataccaggaggtggGGATTGAAGTCATCTTAGAGGCTGCCTAACAAAGAAGGAATGAGATCTAGTGTGCAGTGGAGAGGCTGGCCCTTCCTGGGAGCAGGGATTGTTCCTCAGCAGCACAGGAGAGAAGGCAGCGTCTATGGGTACACAGAGCCTAGTAGGTGAGCAGCTGTGTGGGTGGAATGAAGATATTTGCTCATTGGCACCAGGTACCTTGGAAAATGGCAGGAGACAGCATTAGTAACCAGGGCTCACTGTCCTTTGTTGCTCTACTGTACCCTGCGACATAGCCAGAAGGATTCTAAATCCAGCAAAACACAGCTCTCCACCCTCAAATACTTAACAAGGAAGCATTGAAGGTATTACACCAGGGTTTAGCAACACTTTCACTTCCCCGGACTAAGAAAAATGCCAGAAGGCCCACAGGGAACTATAACtaggagaaggaaaatgaggaggagagatggggagagaagaaaaggtgAGGCATGGTCTGGGGAATCTGCTCTCCACTGGGTTTTCCTGCCTGGCTTTCACTCACTTTTTGAAAGTCacgttaggccgggcgcggtggctcaagcctgtaatcccagcactttgggaggccgagacgggtggatcacgaggtcaggagatcgagaccatcctggcgaacacggtgaaaccccgtctctactaaaaaatacaaaaaactagccgggcgagatggcgggcgcctgtagtcccagttacttgggaggctgaggcaggagaatggcgtaaacccgggaggcggagcttgcagtgagctgagatccggccactgcactccagcccgggcgacagagcgagactccgcctcaaaaaaaaaaaaaaagaaaaaaaaaaagaaagtcacgtTAAACCAGAAGCCTTGACTTCGAACACTTGTGGTTCAAGAGAAAAAGACTTGTTGATGGTTTGTTTTGCTAAGACAGAAAAGTGAGACAAAGTTTTTTCCCCCTCTACTCACCGTATCCCCCAACCTGTCTGTCTGCAGTCATGATAGGGTGGATTTTCAGCCTGGAGGGGCATTCCAGAAACAGCACATTATCAATAAgcttgtgttttgatttgcaaaGATGTCAGGGAACTTATTACGTGACTAAAATTGTGGAAGGGTATTTCCTTTCATCTATAGTAAAGGGTAGCAAGGTTAAAGGGGTTAGGCTCTGGGGGCAGGTAGACGTCTGGAAGTTCTACTAGTTACTtgatgtgtgaccttgggaaagcgCCTCCTTATCTATACACTGGAAATACTAGTCTGGGAGATTACAGATAAACCTGGGAAAGAGGCATCTAGGGGGCGCCATTCATACAAAATACAAGGAGAAGGATGCCTCCTGGCCTGGTGCGTGGGAGAGGCTCATCTGGCACAAAATTAGGAACTTAGGAAAAGCAGCTATTAGGGGCTTATTGGCATCCCCAAATGACTTAGGTTGTCTATCTTGGTATTGTATAGATAAAATTTCTCCCAGATGGGCTTTGTTTAGCTCTGCACCTCCATCTTTCAGTACAGGACGCCAAATGTCTTGTAGCCCACTACTGACCTTCTTATGAGACAGCATTTTCCCAGCAGAACGGTCTTTGTCTTCTCCTTCACCAGTAGACCCAAACCTCCTCCGAGGCTTGCCCTGCGGTTCTAGAATTGTCAACCTCTGTTCTTCCTGCAAAGAGAAAAGCTCCCAGCCACAGACTAGGGCAGACTTTATGTCCAATAAATGTGATCTGGATGTGGGAAGGCAGCCCAGGACCTGGGCTGGGGCCCGTGGGTCAATAGATGTCCCAAGCCCACACGATTTTCCAGGGAACAGTTTTTAAGAAAAGCCTTGGGCCTTGGGATCTGGGTTGGGTCCCGGGCTTGGTCTCCTCCCCAGCACCTGAGCAGACAAACCCCACTCCTTATCTCAAGGGTCGCCTTTGGGTGAACTCGGACAAATGCTAGGGACCAGGGAGGGGCGGCAAGCTCCAAGTAGCGCTTTCGCCCGGGATGGGAGCTTATCCCACCAACCTAATGACTGGCACGATGCGTGTCTTTTGCGAAGCGCTTCCCACCTCCCCAGCGCTGCTTCGCTCCCGGCACCGCCTGGAGCGCTCAGTCCTGGGGATGCTAAGAAGCCGACTACTTAGACTCGTGGTGTGGGCAGAGGTGGCAGCCCAGGGTGGGACGTGGGGCCTTGTTGGTTTTGCAGAGCAGGAGTCTGCAGGCTTGAGGGAGGCCTTAAGGCCCACGGAAGTCTCATCCCGCCAAGCCTTTACCTCCTCGCTGAGACTCTGAGCTGCGCTGCGGTTGGTGGGCACCCAGTTGCGCCCCGGCCCAGACCGGTCACTCAGTGTGTGCATATGAGAGCGGAGAGACAGAGACCTGCAGGCCATGGGCAGGGGCGGGGCAGGAGCGGGTGGTGAAGCTGCCGAGGCCTACACGTACACTTAGCTTTGTACACTTAGCTTTGTCGCTTCTCGTAGGTTCCAAAGACGAAGACACGGTGGCTTCAGGGACACAAGTCGCAAGGGCTACTTTTCCAAGCGGGAGACGGTGAAGTCTTTGGACGTGTAGTGGGAAGGTGATGATCCCCACAGCAGCCTTTAGGCCCGCAGACTTCAGAAAACAAACGCTTCTGTGGGCGCGGTGTGCCACTCCCCGGAATCCGTGGCTCAACACATTCTTTCCCGCTGGGGGGCCAGGATCTCCACCCCGCACATCCGTGGACACATTTAGGGTCGCCTTTGTTTCGCGCAGTGATTCAAGTTGGGTAACCCTAACCCAGCACTTGGAGAATGGGGAgaatctcccccacccccagcctcccgCACCCCAGGTTCCCAAAATCTGAATCTCTATCCTAGAGTGGAGGCAGCTTCTAGAAAGCAAAGAAATGGTGTCCAAAGACCCCGGAGAGTGAGTGCGCGCAGATCCGTGCAGCCTGAGGTACGCTCGGGCACCCAGGTTAGGGTGTGTGTGCGCGGGTCGGGGGGCTCACGGAGACCGCGCTGGTTTAGGCGGACCCACAGTCCCGCCCGCATCTCGAACGAGCCGCCTCGCAGTTCCGGCTCCCGGCGCCCCAGAGAGGTTCAGGGAGTGGTGAGCGCAGCCGCTGCGCGCTCATGTTTATTCACGCGGCCTTGAGCAGCCGAGTTCCAATCCATATTAATCAACCGCTCGACCTACTCAAGTCTAAGTTTATGGGAGAAAACCTAGTCCCCGAAAAGGAAGCACAGCAATCCGAGCTCTGGAAGCACAGGGAAGCCTTGGTCTGGGGTAAAGCAGTTGGCGCCTTTGTCCCGCCAGCCCCTTCTCCAACCAGCCCAAATTTGGGCGGCTGTTTGAGAAGGAGGGTAAGGGCGATGATCTGAGGAGGGCTTATTGATGCCCCCAGGCACTCGCCTCACCACTGGAGCTGGGAACAAGATCCTGAGGTCTTCGGAAGGGTCTACCAGGGGCAGATTCCATTTTCCGGGAAGAAAGAGTCCCACACTTGTACCGACCCCCCTTCTAAAGTCCTATCAggattatgatttattttttcctaaattagCCCCTACGACTTAAGTTTCAGGGTGCACAAAATCTGCTTTCCACCGTGGGTCTGCAGGGGTTAAATTCGCGGGGAGGAGCGGGGAGAGGCTGGCCCTAATTTCAGACACTCTTCTTTCTAATGTGGCTCCAGCCCCAGAGGGAGGGATCGCTGGGACTGGAGGCTGGGTTGTCCTCCAAGACCCTCTCTCCCTTCCAGATCCCTCTATTCCGTGCAGATCCTGCCAGAGCCTGCGTGATCATcgcctcccccacccctccctccccGACCTGGCCAGTCTCTTCTCTCAGGGAGGCACTTTGCGGAGGGGTCAGGGTTGGCGGCCCCTGGGTCCTCCGCCGTCTCCTGATCTTCCGCCAGTCCCTCCACTCCTCCGCCCTGGGCGTGCCTTACGCAGGTGAACCTGAAGGTGCGTCTGCAATGCTGCTGTTCCATTCTCGTTCTCGTAGATTCTTCTTCTATCCTCTCTCTTTGCCTTCCGTTTCGCCCAGCACCCACTTTTCCTACGCTGCTCTGAAGAAGTTCTCTATTTTCTGTCTCAGGCTCTCGGTGCGTCCTTTCACTCGTCTTCACCCGGCCAGTCTATGCAGGCAGAGTAAGGCCATGTAGGCGACCATTCGGATAATCCAATT
This genomic window from Macaca fascicularis isolate 582-1 chromosome 17, T2T-MFA8v1.1 contains:
- the LOC135968127 gene encoding uncharacterized protein, producing the protein MACRSLSLRSHMHTLSDRSGPGRNWVPTNRSAAQSLSEEVKAWRDETSVGLKASLKPADSCSAKPTRPHVPPWAATSAHTTSLSSRLLSIPRTERSRRCRERSSAGEVGSASQKTRIVPVIRLVG